The Juglans microcarpa x Juglans regia isolate MS1-56 chromosome 2S, Jm3101_v1.0, whole genome shotgun sequence genome has a window encoding:
- the LOC121253631 gene encoding axial regulator YABBY 5-like — protein sequence MSTCIDVASEQLCYIPCNFCNIVLAVSVPCSNLFDIVTVRCGHCTNLWSVNMAAAFQSLSWQDVQATKSTTDYKIDSGSSSKCNNKIAMRAQVTTHAAIDQERVVNRPPEKRQRVPSAYNQFIKEEIQRIKANNPDISHREAFSTAAKNWAHFPHIHFGLTLETNNQAKLSNGSDKHLTSRAAALLNK from the exons ATGTCGACCTGCATCGATGTTGCGTCTGAGCAACTCTGCTACATCCCCTGCAACTTTTGCAACATCGTTCTTGCG GTAAGTGTTCCATGCAGCAACCTCTTTGACATCGTGACGGTCCGATGCGGGCACTGCACCAATCTATGGTCCGTGAACATGGCCGCCGCGTTTCAGTCACTGTCATGGCAAGATGTTCAG GCGACGAAATCCACAACGGATTACAAGATTGACTCGGGCTCCTCTTCCAAGTGCAATAACAAAATTGCAATGCGAGCACAGGTCACCACACATGCAGCCATTGATCAGGAAAGGGTGGTGAATCGAC CTCCCGAGAAGAGGCAGCGAGTACCATCTGCATACAATCAGTTTATAAA GGAGGAGATCCAGAGGATCAAGGCCAATAATCCGGATATTAGCCACAGGGAAGCATTTAGCACTGCTGCAAAAAAT TGGGCACACTTCCCTCATATTCATTTCGGGCTGACGTTGGAGACCAACAATCAAGCTAAGCTGTCCAAT GGCTCTGATAAGCATCTAACGTCAAGGGCTGCTGCACTACTGAATAAATGA
- the LOC121251493 gene encoding uncharacterized protein LOC121251493: MSCCSWATKPPQAATEDAGKQASTAQLMFSTTVRNSHAILRYCRLPATLRRRFVAALMHGESPSHMSLCLGSYGTRSTSAILFVKGRDEVDFYKRHLGNELVESRATSVWLISYIYVTKFQNDL, translated from the exons ATGTCTTGCTGCAGTTGGGCCACGAAACCACCGCAAGCAGCAACAGAAGACGCCGGAAAACAAGCCTCCACCGCCCAGTTGATGTTCAGCACCACTGTCCGCAACTCCCACGCCATTTTACGC TACTGCCGCCTCCCAGCCACCTTGCGCCGCCGCTTCGTAGCTGCTCTCATGCATGGAGAGTCTCCGTCGCACATGAGCCTCTGTTTG GGAAGTTATGGTACTAGAAGCACTTCTGCAATATTGTTTGTGAAAGGAAGAGATGAAGTAGACTTTTACAAGAGGCATCTGGGGAATGAACTCGTGGAAAGCCGTGCAACTTCTGTTTGGctaatctcatatatatatgtaacaaagtttcaaaatgatttgtga
- the LOC121253565 gene encoding uncharacterized protein LOC121253565 encodes MVESSPSVDCPSQPSLSSQKGTQPSTSIQMGGQLPRRIEINRETQSCTPVPIEPHSEAENVDLFSDIGDRFVVIVDSNGGRVKRPLHSIHDIWHLPEGERIDMELNNLGQPIKKQDSKVVRFGGLIARTNKLVPIIYKDWRSVPKTIKEEAWSLIMGKFKVPDDKLDAFKKWILKDLGKKWKDYKHELKKKLLHEKDTSAAQVVARASPDMVDLSQLAELANLWFDPEYKSKCNKNKECRKKQLVVHSGGSKSYARYAHDAKKSTGTLPSRAQLFVTTHKRKDGTHYNDETRKKVVCKNEGDDHIDVVADIRTGNEYDDQKLMALGMISTS; translated from the exons ATGGTGGAGTCATCACCTTCTGTAGATTGTCCTTCCCAGCCATCATTATCTTCACAGAAGGGGACCCAACCTTCTACATCGATACAAATGGGAGGCCAACTACCCAGACGTATAGAGATTAACAGAGAGACCCAATCATGCACACCTGTACCAATAGAACCACATTCGGAAGCAGAAAATGTCGACTTGTTTTCCGACATTGGAGATCGTTTTGTTGTCATTGTtg ATAGTAATGGAGGTAGAGTAAAAAGACCATTGCACTCGATTCATGACATTTGGCATCTTCCAGAAGGGGAACGAATTGATATGGAGCTCAATAATCTTGGTCAACCCATCAAAAAGCAAGACTCAAAGGTGGTAAGGTTTGGTGGCCTGATAGCGAGAACTAATAAGTTGGTTCCAATAATTTACAAGGATTGGAGGTCGGTGCCTAAAACCATAAAGGAGGAAGCGTGGAGTCTTATAATG GGCAAGTTTAAAGTTCCTGATGACAAATTGGATGCATTCAAAAAATGGATACTGAAGGACCTGGGGAAGAAATGGAAAGACTACAAACAcgaattgaagaaaaagttacTTCATGAAAAAGACACATCTGCAGCACAAGTTGTGGCAAGGGCAAGTCCCGATATGGTGGATTTATCGCAACTAGCGGAGTTGGCCAATCTTTGGTTCGATCCAGAATATAAG tcaaaatgtaataaaaataaggagTGTCGTAAGAAGCAGTTGGTTGTTCACAGCGGAGGATCAAAAAGTTATGCAAGATATGCCCATGATGcg AAAAAATCAACTGGGACATTGCCAAGTCGAGCCCAGTTGTTTGTCACGACACATAAGAGAAAGGATGGCACCCACTACAATGATGAGACGAGGAAGAAAGTtgtat GCaagaatgaaggagatgatcACATTGATGTTGTTGCAGACATTCGTACAGGTAATGAATATGACGATCAGAAGCTAATGGCACTTGGGATGATCAGTACTAGCTAG